The following proteins are co-located in the Polystyrenella longa genome:
- a CDS encoding ATP-dependent Clp protease proteolytic subunit produces MKRKLQAYPSPFSKKLSKTPSPDWEISILGDLTDKEGELTEKLLEVPRRSRGVIYFDSCGGSVYVGLALATLIRLRGLEATGVVTGECSSAALLPFSACVKRFVTAQSTLLFHPMRWRSDEDCRLEEAAEWTRHFKLLEEQVDQLLSQFLELPAEKLNEWSRPGKFVSGVEFAAEGLATQIDLFSGDLWTQITTNS; encoded by the coding sequence TTGAAACGCAAATTGCAGGCCTATCCCAGCCCTTTTTCGAAAAAACTTTCCAAGACCCCGTCACCCGATTGGGAGATCAGCATTCTGGGAGATCTGACCGACAAAGAAGGGGAACTGACGGAGAAACTGCTCGAAGTCCCCCGGCGAAGTCGTGGAGTGATTTATTTCGACTCTTGCGGCGGAAGTGTCTACGTCGGCCTTGCGTTGGCCACGCTCATTCGACTTCGCGGACTGGAAGCCACTGGCGTCGTGACCGGCGAGTGCTCCTCGGCAGCGCTGTTACCTTTCTCCGCCTGTGTGAAGCGATTTGTGACTGCACAGTCGACCTTACTGTTCCATCCCATGCGCTGGCGTAGCGACGAAGATTGCCGATTGGAAGAAGCCGCCGAGTGGACGCGGCATTTCAAACTGTTAGAAGAACAGGTCGACCAACTGCTCTCACAGTTTCTGGAACTCCCAGCGGAAAAACTGAATGAATGGAGTCGTCCGGGTAAATTTGTCTCCGGAGTTGAATTTGCCGCCGAAGGTCTGGCGACCCAGATCGATCTGTTTTCAGGTGATCTCTGGACTCAAATTACAACGAATTCGTAA